GATACAGCGCCAGCGGCTTTTCCTGCCGCTGAATCACCTCCAGCGCGTCTTCCAGCTGGCGATACGGCAGCACCGGCAGCACCGGCCCGAAGAGTTCGCCGTCCATCACGGGCATGCCGACGCGCACACCGCCCAGCACGGTTGGAGACGCGAAACGGCGGGCAGCGTCGAATTCGCCACCCGTGACCAGCCGCGCCCCGGCCTGTACGCTGCTGCCAGTCAGCGCCTGCATGCGCTCGACTGCTGCCGAGTCGATCATGCGTCCGTAATCTGGCCCCAGCCGCTGCCACGACGCGCCCCCGAAATAGTGCTGAACGGCTTCATCGACCTCCAGCAGAAAGCGCTCTTCCAGTTCCTGCGGCACCAGCACGTAATCGGGGGCCACACAGGTCTGTCCAGCATTCAGGAATTTGGCCCAGGCGATGCGGCGGGCCGCCTGCCGCAGATCGGCGCTGCGGGTCACGAGGGCCGGAGACTTGCCGCCCAGTTCCAGCGTGACGCCCGCTCCGTGCCGCGCCGCCGCCTCCATCACCAGCCGCCCCACCTTCGCGCCGCCCGTGAAGAAAAAATGGTCGAAGGGCAGGTCGAGCAGGGCGCTCGCGGTGTCTGGGCCGCCCTCGACCACCGCTACCAGACTGGGCGGAAAGACCGACTCGATCAGGGTGCGAATGGCCCGCGCCGTATGAGGTGCCTTCTCACTCACCTTCAGCACGGCGCTGTTGCCCGCTGCCAGCGCTCCGATCAGCGGCCCCAGCGTCAGATAGAAAGGGTAATTCCACGGACTCAGAATCAGCACGGTGCCGAGCGCCTCGCTGCGAATCTCGCTGCGCGACCCGGCGAGCGTGGGCGGCGTCGGCACGCGCTGCGGCTGCATCCAGCGCTCCAGATGCCTGCGGGCGTGACGAATCTCGTCGATCACCTGCCGAATCTCAGATGTTTCGGCTTCGGCGCGGCTCTTGCCCAGGTCGCGTTCCAGCGCCGCCGCGATGCTCACCCGCTGGGCCTTGACCGCCCCGTACAGGCGCTTCAAAAGTTCGCGCCGCTCCCACGCGCTCGTCTGCGATACCCTCCAGCGTCCTGCCCGCTGAAGCCGGAAGATCTCGCGGAGTTCCGGTTGAACGGCGTTGGTGTTGGCGGTATGTACTCGTTCGGTCATGGGGCCTCCTGTACGGGTGGTAAGCAGAGCAAAAAAATTTGAACCGAGTCCAGGTTGTGAGTTCAGTGTAACGGGTTGCCCCAGTCGACATTTAAGATGTGCGAATCTTGAGAAGTTCTTGACTTTGCTGCATACTCGACAATCGTGCCCGACCTCACGTTGTTAACTGATCGTCAAGATAAATAAGTGAT
The nucleotide sequence above comes from Deinococcus ruber. Encoded proteins:
- a CDS encoding aldehyde dehydrogenase family protein, which gives rise to MTERVHTANTNAVQPELREIFRLQRAGRWRVSQTSAWERRELLKRLYGAVKAQRVSIAAALERDLGKSRAEAETSEIRQVIDEIRHARRHLERWMQPQRVPTPPTLAGSRSEIRSEALGTVLILSPWNYPFYLTLGPLIGALAAGNSAVLKVSEKAPHTARAIRTLIESVFPPSLVAVVEGGPDTASALLDLPFDHFFFTGGAKVGRLVMEAAARHGAGVTLELGGKSPALVTRSADLRQAARRIAWAKFLNAGQTCVAPDYVLVPQELEERFLLEVDEAVQHYFGGASWQRLGPDYGRMIDSAAVERMQALTGSSVQAGARLVTGGEFDAARRFASPTVLGGVRVGMPVMDGELFGPVLPVLPYRQLEDALEVIQRQEKPLALYLFAHDPDEVNEVQARTSSGSMVVNGAIIQLTNPHLPFGGVGASGHGSYHGIHGFRTFSHQRAVMHEPALSPVALILPPYGRPAARLTSWALRKLGS